In Pseudoalteromonas xiamenensis, the following are encoded in one genomic region:
- a CDS encoding ATP-grasp domain-containing protein — MTNTEMNPHVGLWMYQNSGGAAIEEKLVKALKARGIQTTTGLNLRDARAQDGIITCNGVNMESLSTFLSYNAGEQSQFQVYLYQVLSQSIPTINDFNAFALAEDKFRTSHLLNQHGIHTADYRLCHKHDMDGLKQALHEFGGKLVYKPTEGWGGVGIVKIDSEQALNMLTPFLTRTDLRYFYVERFINYDHTDFRVDVVDGQVVGCYGRKAPKDDWKTNITSGGSVFVRELNDEVAELAIKATAILGLDIAGVDIIYDRDFERYVVLEVNTIPAFATPDQEALGINFNARKLEAMVGLIEKRAYGQLAKKQSKVA, encoded by the coding sequence ATGACGAACACAGAGATGAATCCTCACGTAGGACTTTGGATGTATCAAAACAGTGGTGGGGCAGCGATTGAAGAGAAATTAGTAAAAGCGTTGAAAGCGCGTGGCATCCAAACGACGACGGGATTGAATCTGCGCGATGCGCGCGCGCAAGATGGGATCATCACGTGCAATGGCGTCAACATGGAATCGCTTTCAACATTTTTAAGCTACAACGCTGGTGAACAAAGCCAATTCCAAGTTTATCTCTATCAAGTGTTAAGTCAGTCTATTCCGACGATTAATGATTTTAATGCCTTTGCGTTAGCAGAGGATAAGTTCCGCACATCGCATTTGCTTAATCAGCATGGGATCCACACGGCTGATTATCGCTTGTGCCATAAACATGATATGGACGGGTTAAAGCAGGCTCTGCACGAGTTTGGTGGCAAGCTAGTATACAAGCCAACCGAAGGTTGGGGCGGTGTGGGAATTGTTAAAATTGACAGTGAACAAGCACTCAACATGCTGACGCCATTCCTCACGCGCACGGATTTACGTTACTTCTATGTCGAGCGTTTCATCAATTATGATCACACCGATTTTCGAGTGGATGTTGTCGATGGTCAAGTTGTAGGGTGTTATGGCCGTAAGGCACCCAAAGACGATTGGAAGACCAATATCACCAGCGGTGGTTCGGTGTTTGTGCGCGAACTCAATGATGAAGTGGCCGAGCTCGCTATCAAAGCGACAGCGATTTTGGGATTAGACATTGCAGGCGTCGACATTATTTATGACCGTGATTTCGAGCGTTATGTAGTACTTGAAGTAAATACTATTCCCGCATTTGCGACGCCTGATCAGGAAGCTCTGGGGATCAATTTCAACGCGCGCAAATTAGAGGCGATGGTGGGCTTAATTGAAAAGCGTGCTTACGGGCAACTCGCAAAAAAGCAATCTAAGGTGGCTTAG